A single window of Balaenoptera ricei isolate mBalRic1 chromosome 15, mBalRic1.hap2, whole genome shotgun sequence DNA harbors:
- the NUBP1 gene encoding cytosolic Fe-S cluster assembly factor NUBP1 isoform X2, with translation MEEVPHDCPGVSSAQAGRGASCQGCPNQGLCASGAGAAPDPAIEEIKEKMKTVKHKILVLSGKGGVGKSTFSAHLAHGLAEDENTQVALLDIDICGPSIPKIMGLEGEQVHQSGSGWSPVFLEDNLGVMSVGFLLSSPDDAVIWRGPKKNGMIKQFLRDVDWGEVDYLIVDTPPGTSDEHLSAVQYLAAAHIDGAVIITTPQEVSLQDVRKEINFCHKVKLPIIGVVENMSGFTCPKCQESQIFPPTTGGAEVMCQDLKVPLLGKVPLDPRIGKSCDKGESFFAEAPDSPATLAYRSIIQRIQESCSLRQPKGENLVGS, from the exons ATGGAGGAGGTGCCTCACG ACTGTCCCGGGGTCAGCAGCGCCCAAGCAGGTCGAGGGGCCTCATGTCAGGGGTGCCCCAACCAGGGGCTCTGCGCTTCTGGAGCTGGTGCCGCTCCGGACCCGG CcatagaggaaatcaaagaaaaaatgaagaccGTGAAACACAAGATCTTGGTGTTGTCTGGGAAAGGCGGCGTTGGGAAAAGCACATTCAGTGCCCACCTGGCCCACGGCCTAGCAGAAGATGAAAACACACAG GTGGCTCTTCTAGACATTGATATATGCGGGCCGTCAATTCCCAAGATCATGGGATTGGAAGGAGAACAG GTTCACCAGAGTGGCTCGGGCTGGTCTCCAGTG TTCCTGGAAGACAACTTGGGGGTGATGTCCGTGGGTTTCTTGCTCAGCAGCCCCGATGATGCCGTTATCTGGAGGGGACCAAAGAAAAATG GCATGATCAAGCAGTTCCTCCGAGATGTCGACTGGGGCGAGGTGGACTACCTCATCGTGGACACCCCGCCCGGGACGTCGGATGAACACCTGTCGGCCGTGCAGTACCTGGCCGCAGCGCACATCGATGGGGCGGTGATCATCACCACGCCGCAG GAGGTGTCGCTCCAGGACGTCCGGAAAGAGATCAACTTCTGCCACAAGGTGAAGCTGCCCATCATCGGGGTGGTGGAGAACATGAGCGGCTTCACCTGCCCCAAGTGCCAG GAGTCTCAGATATTCCCGCCGACGACTGGGGGTGCGGAGGTCATGTGCCAGGACCTGAAGGTCCCGCTTCTCGGCAAAGTGCCTCTGGATCCACGCATAG gTAAGAGTTGTGACAAAGGAGAGTCTTTTTTTGCTGAAGCACCGGATTCACCAGCCACTTTAGCCTACAGAAGTATAATTCAGA GAATCCAGGAGTCCTGTAGTCTGCGTCAGCCAAAAGGGGAGAACCTCGTCGGCTCCTGA
- the NUBP1 gene encoding cytosolic Fe-S cluster assembly factor NUBP1 isoform X1: MEEVPHDCPGVSSAQAGRGASCQGCPNQGLCASGAGAAPDPAIEEIKEKMKTVKHKILVLSGKGGVGKSTFSAHLAHGLAEDENTQVALLDIDICGPSIPKIMGLEGEQVHQSGSGWSPVFLEDNLGVMSVGFLLSSPDDAVIWRGPKKNGMIKQFLRDVDWGEVDYLIVDTPPGTSDEHLSAVQYLAAAHIDGAVIITTPQEVSLQDVRKEINFCHKVKLPIIGVVENMSGFTCPKCQKESQIFPPTTGGAEVMCQDLKVPLLGKVPLDPRIGKSCDKGESFFAEAPDSPATLAYRSIIQRIQESCSLRQPKGENLVGS, translated from the exons ATGGAGGAGGTGCCTCACG ACTGTCCCGGGGTCAGCAGCGCCCAAGCAGGTCGAGGGGCCTCATGTCAGGGGTGCCCCAACCAGGGGCTCTGCGCTTCTGGAGCTGGTGCCGCTCCGGACCCGG CcatagaggaaatcaaagaaaaaatgaagaccGTGAAACACAAGATCTTGGTGTTGTCTGGGAAAGGCGGCGTTGGGAAAAGCACATTCAGTGCCCACCTGGCCCACGGCCTAGCAGAAGATGAAAACACACAG GTGGCTCTTCTAGACATTGATATATGCGGGCCGTCAATTCCCAAGATCATGGGATTGGAAGGAGAACAG GTTCACCAGAGTGGCTCGGGCTGGTCTCCAGTG TTCCTGGAAGACAACTTGGGGGTGATGTCCGTGGGTTTCTTGCTCAGCAGCCCCGATGATGCCGTTATCTGGAGGGGACCAAAGAAAAATG GCATGATCAAGCAGTTCCTCCGAGATGTCGACTGGGGCGAGGTGGACTACCTCATCGTGGACACCCCGCCCGGGACGTCGGATGAACACCTGTCGGCCGTGCAGTACCTGGCCGCAGCGCACATCGATGGGGCGGTGATCATCACCACGCCGCAG GAGGTGTCGCTCCAGGACGTCCGGAAAGAGATCAACTTCTGCCACAAGGTGAAGCTGCCCATCATCGGGGTGGTGGAGAACATGAGCGGCTTCACCTGCCCCAAGTGCCAG AAGGAGTCTCAGATATTCCCGCCGACGACTGGGGGTGCGGAGGTCATGTGCCAGGACCTGAAGGTCCCGCTTCTCGGCAAAGTGCCTCTGGATCCACGCATAG gTAAGAGTTGTGACAAAGGAGAGTCTTTTTTTGCTGAAGCACCGGATTCACCAGCCACTTTAGCCTACAGAAGTATAATTCAGA GAATCCAGGAGTCCTGTAGTCTGCGTCAGCCAAAAGGGGAGAACCTCGTCGGCTCCTGA